Proteins encoded in a region of the Planococcus citri chromosome 1, ihPlaCitr1.1, whole genome shotgun sequence genome:
- the LOC135832376 gene encoding transmembrane protein 185B: MNVQTLFQNFNPSKFIIHTSLMVFTIFFSLRLDGTILWSYWAVFSPIWFWKFMVIFGAAVGSYVWWRYPHFRLEGEAYIHYKAMLITLALHLILLMFELLACDKLQSGRHLWILVFIPLIFISVVSIAVCVWAVKHDRSFELELFCSVNMLQFIFLALRLDKFTTWSWEVVFVPLWIVMCLSLVSVLYTIIFAGILIKTPEVNSRQRRTSFNAALGYTLLVVPILVFQVLLTNKLDEDISMSFFGVCSPLLISFTTLIIMSFNSKGGNKWWFGLRKDFCQFLLGICPFLQEYANIAYNSQINLGDSRTPSTQPQSETEDPVITNLSHKTKCKSGKNVQINETALKPVAQIISIDMPD, from the exons ATGAATGTGCAAACACTCTTCCAGAACTTCAATCCTAG TAAGTTCATCATACATACATCGTTGATGGTTTTTACCATATTCTTCTCGCTACGTTTGGATGGCACGATATTATGGAGCTATTGGGCGGTGTTTTCGCCAATATGGTTTTGGAAGTTTATGGTGATCTTTGGAGCAGCTGTCGGAAGCTATGTGTGGTGGCGTTATCCTCACTTCAG ACTGGAAGGCGAAGCATATATTCATTATAAAGCGATGCTGATCACATTAGCTCTTCATCTAATTCTGCTTATGTTCGAGTTACTCGCCTGTGATAAATTACAATCCGGAAGACATCTTTGGATTTTGGTTTTTATACctctaattttcatttcagtcgtTTCGATTGCTGTTTGTGTATGGGCTGTAAAACACGACAGGTCGTTTGAA tTGGAATTATTCTGCTCGGTAAACATGCTGCAATTTATTTTCCTAGCATTGAGATTAGATAAGTTTACTACTTGGAGTTGGGAAGTTGTATTCGTACCATTATGGATCGTCATGTGTCTATCACTAGTGAGCGTATTGTATACCATTATTTTCGCCGGAATATTAATCAAGACACCTGAAGTAAATAGTCGACAACGTAGAACATCGTTTAATGCTGCTTTAGGATATACGTTGCTCGTAGTTCCAATTTTAGTGTTCCag GTGTTACTTACGAATAAGTTAGACGAAGATATTTCAATGAGCTTCTTCGGTGTGTGTTCTCCTCTACTGATATCGTTCACGACCTTGATTATCATGTCATTTAATTCGAAAGGAGGCAATAAAT GGTGGTTCGGATTACGCAAAGACTTCTGTCAATTTCTACTGGGGATTTGTCCTTTTCTGCAAGAATACGCCAACATCGCCTACAACTCTCAAATCAACCTGGGAGATTCTCGTACGCCTAGTACTCAGCCACAGTCTGAAACCGAAGATCCAGTAATCACCAATCTGAGCCATAAAACTAAATGCAAGTCTGGTAAAAACGTTCAAATAAACGAAACAGCGCTTAAACCGGTAGCTCAAATCATTTCGATCGATATGCCCGATTAA